One genomic region from Methanocaldococcus fervens AG86 encodes:
- the endA gene encoding tRNA-intron lyase, translated as MGKKIIGSLDGDRVIVFDKNGISKLSSKHYGNVEGNFLSLSLVEALYLTNLGWLAVKDNNKILSFEELYEYAKNIEERLCLKYLVYKDLRSRGYIVKTGLKYGADFRLYERGANIDKEHSVYLVKVFTEDSSFLLNELTGFVRVAHSVRKKLLIAIVDADGDIVYYNMTYVKP; from the coding sequence ATGGGCAAAAAAATAATTGGATCGTTGGATGGAGATAGGGTTATAGTATTTGACAAGAATGGAATATCTAAGCTATCATCAAAGCATTATGGAAACGTTGAAGGGAATTTTTTATCGTTATCTTTAGTTGAAGCTCTATATTTAACAAATTTAGGATGGTTGGCAGTTAAAGACAACAACAAAATTTTAAGTTTTGAGGAGTTGTATGAATACGCAAAAAATATTGAAGAGCGGCTATGTCTAAAATATTTAGTTTATAAAGATTTAAGAAGTAGAGGCTATATAGTAAAAACAGGTTTAAAGTATGGAGCTGATTTTAGGCTTTATGAGAGAGGAGCAAACATTGATAAAGAACACTCCGTTTATTTGGTTAAGGTATTTACCGAAGATAGCTCTTTCTTATTAAATGAGCTAACTGGCTTTGTTAGAGTTGCCCATTCTGTTAGGAAAAAGTTGTTAATAGCTATAGTTGATGCAGATGGAGATATCGTTTATTACAACATGACTTATGTAAAACCATAG
- the comC gene encoding L-sulfolactate dehydrogenase, whose protein sequence is MILTPESEKKLIIDVLKKFGIPEEDAEITADVFVDADLKGFTSHGIGRFSQYIIGLKSGNINPNPNIKVVKESLATAVVDGDLGLGQVVGKKAMELAIEKAKNVGIGAVATRNANHFGIAGYYSELAMNNDMIGITITNTEPAMAPFGGKEKILGTNPIAIAFKGNKYKFSLDMATASIARGKILEALRKKMKIPEGCAVDKDGKLTTDPAKALEGCILPFGGPKGYGLALAIEMLSAIGGTEVGTKVRGTANPKERCTKGDLFIAINPEFFMGKDKFKEKVDELLEEIKNSEPAEGFEILIPGEIEERNKMKRENGFEIDEKLYDQLKEICNELGLNIEDYVVK, encoded by the coding sequence ATGATTTTAACGCCAGAGAGTGAAAAAAAGCTTATAATCGACGTGTTGAAAAAATTTGGTATCCCAGAAGAAGATGCTGAAATAACTGCCGATGTTTTTGTTGATGCTGATTTAAAGGGCTTCACATCTCATGGAATTGGAAGATTCTCACAATATATAATTGGCTTAAAATCTGGAAATATAAACCCAAATCCGAATATAAAAGTAGTTAAAGAGAGCTTAGCAACAGCAGTTGTAGATGGAGATTTAGGATTAGGGCAAGTTGTTGGAAAAAAAGCTATGGAGTTGGCTATAGAAAAGGCAAAAAATGTTGGAATTGGGGCAGTTGCTACAAGAAATGCCAATCATTTTGGCATTGCTGGCTATTATTCAGAGTTGGCTATGAACAACGATATGATCGGCATTACCATAACAAACACAGAACCGGCAATGGCTCCTTTTGGAGGAAAAGAGAAAATTTTAGGAACAAACCCTATTGCGATAGCTTTTAAAGGGAATAAATATAAATTCTCATTAGATATGGCTACGGCATCAATAGCAAGAGGTAAGATTTTAGAAGCTTTAAGGAAAAAAATGAAAATTCCTGAAGGTTGTGCAGTGGATAAAGATGGAAAACTAACAACAGACCCTGCAAAAGCATTAGAGGGATGTATACTACCATTTGGAGGACCAAAGGGATATGGTTTAGCGTTGGCTATTGAAATGCTTTCTGCTATTGGAGGGACTGAAGTAGGAACTAAGGTCAGAGGAACAGCAAATCCAAAGGAAAGATGCACCAAAGGGGATTTATTTATAGCAATAAATCCAGAATTTTTTATGGGTAAAGATAAGTTCAAAGAAAAAGTTGATGAGCTTTTGGAAGAGATTAAAAATTCAGAACCAGCAGAAGGTTTTGAAATATTAATCCCAGGAGAAATAGAGGAGAGAAATAAGATGAAAAGAGAAAATGGATTTGAAATTGATGAAAAGCTATATGATCAATTAAAAGAGATTTGCAATGAGTTAGGATTAAATATTGAAGATTACGTGGTGAAATAA